The genomic window AGGTATGGCTCCAACCGGTCGCAGACGATGAACACCGCGACGATCGGTCCGTCCGTCCGCTGTGCCGAATCAGCCGCTGCCGCAAGGGTGTCCAGCGCCGCCGCGTAGCTGGCTCCGCTGGTCGGCCCGGCCAGGATGCCGTACCCGGTGGCGAGCCGAAGGGTGGCGTCGACCGCGTGCGCGGCCTCGACGGTCACGATGTCGTCGTAGAAGTCGGGCTGGAACAGGCCGACATCCCACATCTCACTCTCCGAGCGGATGCCGGGAATGAAGTCGGTGCGGCCGGAAACCACGGCGACGGTGCGCAATTCGGGATTGTGCTTGCGCAGATAGGTGGCGGCGCCCCTCGTCGAACCCGTGGTACCCAGCCCGCCGATCAGGTAGTCGACCCTGGTGATGCCGTCGGCGGCCAGGTCCTCGTGGATCTCCCGGCCGGTGCCGTGATGATGCGCCTCGACGTTCTTCTCGTTGGTGTACTGCGACGGGTGATGGTACACGCCGGGGTGCTGTGCCATGGTCGCCTCGATCACCGAGTACACGTCGTTCGGTGTCGTCGGGTCCGGGCACTCGGACAGTCCGGGCAACTCGACGATGTCGGTGTCGAACAGCTGCAACAGCTCACGTACCTCGGCGACCTTGATCCGGTTGGTGACGGCGCGCAGCCCGATGCCGTGGATGGCGCCAAGGATCCGCAGCGCCTTGGCGGTATTGCCGCTCGACGCCTCGATGAAGGTCTGCCCGTTGGCCAGGATGGTGTCGAGATCGTCGCGGATCATGCCCCACGCCACTCGGTCCTTGACCGAGCCGAAGGGATTGTGCGACTCCAGCTTCGCGTACAGCTCGACGTCGGGCAGACCGTGCACGGCGGGGTCGAGCCGCAGCAGGGGAGTGTTGCCGATGAGTTCGGTGATGTGGTCGTAGCGCATCACGGCGCCCCGGTGGGTCGGCGCGGCATCGGCGGGCGCCACGGTCCGTGCGGTGAGGTGCGGCGGTGCGGCGGCAACCCGACCGGCAGGTGCGGTTCATAGTCCGGGTCGCGGTATACCTGGAAGCTGCCCGCCCGGTGCGCGACCGACAGTTTGATCGGCGGTGGCCGCATCGAGGCCGTCGCCGCGGACAGATCCATGTGATAGGCAGCGGTATTCGGGAACACCACCAGATCGCCTGGGCGCGGCCGCTCCGGCAGCCAGACTTTGTGATTGGTGATCAGATCCCGCTCCAGACAGAGGCGCCCGGCGAAATACACACCGACAGGCCCGGTTTCGGTTACCGGATGCAGGCTCGGCGAGGTGTCGCCCGCCCCCAGCGTCGGCACCACCGCACCGTCGACCGGGACGGCGGGGGCCGGACGGTGCGCGGTGGTGGGCAGGACGACCGGATCGACCATCACCTCCTGATCGGCCGGAGTCACCGAGTCGCGGCTGAGGTCGACATTCACCAGGACGCTGCCGTCGGCGATCTCCTTGACGAAGTCGACCCTGGCCACCGTCACCCCGGCGTGGTCGACCAGTGCCTTGCCCGGCTCCAGCCACACGTCCAGGAGATTGTCCGAGGCCAGCTCGGCGACCGTGCGCCCGCCGTGTCGCTCCAGCGGGGCGGTGAGTAGATCATCGAGCATGGTGGTCGCCGGAATCGTGTTGGCGTACTTGTGGAAAATCGGTGTCCCGTGCACCGTGCCGCCCGCCACGTGATAGCCGAAGGTGTTGCTGCCCCAGCTCATCGGCTCACCATGGCCGAGCAGCGATTCGCGCAGCGCGTGCACATAGCGGTCGAACCGGTCGGCATCGGCGGTGAAGACCTGCCGGAACCCGCCGCCGATATTCAGCACCGACGGCGTGAGCCCGTAACCGTAGGCTCGTTCGATCAGCGCCAGACATGCCTCGATCGCGCGGATCCGTTCGCCGATGTCACCGGAGTCGAGATGAAAAGCGAAGCCGAGGAACGCGATCCGGCTACGGTGTGCCGAGAGCACGTCGAAGGCGCGCTGGATGTGCGCCAGCGGCACGCCGAACCGGCTAACCTGTGCCTCGTCGAATCCGGAAACCCGTAGCAGCACCGGCACTTTCGCGCGGTCCCCGGCCAGCTCGGCGATCCGCCGCAGTTCCCACAGATTGTCCACGTTGATCGTGACGCCGCAGTCGATCAGATCCCGCAGGAACACTTCGCCTTTCGGCCCGGTCACCTCGATCCGCATCGGTCCGAAGCCCGCACCCACCGCGGCCGCCAACTCCTGTGGCGAGGCGACATCGATGGAAATTCCGGCGTGTTCGGCGGTGCGTACGAAAGCGCGCGACTGGTTCACCTTGTGTGCGTAGCAGATTCGGTGCCGTGGCAGCCGGTGGTCGAGCACCGCGCGGAATCGCTTCAGATTCTCCGTGTAGACCTGCGGGAACAGCAGGTGCACCGGCGAGCCGAACCGGATCAGCGTCTCTTCCACGGCGTCCGGGGTATCGAGAAAGGCGCGTACCAGCGGATGGATCTTCGCGGGTAGCGCCGGTAGCGGTGCTGTCATACCGCGGTTTCCGACGGCTGTGCGGGCACGGCACCCTTGGGCGCGCCGTCGGGTTTTTCGGCGACGGGGTTGTAGCCGCCGTCCCGGATGGCCTCGAATGCCCTGGCCCGATTGCGCGGACTGCGGAATTCGGCGACCACCCGCTTGCTGACCAGATCGATTTCGACCACCCGGATGTCCATTGACTCCAGCACTCCGCCGATCGTCCGGACACAGTGCTTGCAGGTCATATCCGGCACGTAGAACACGCGATCCTCGGCGGTGGCCGCGCGATCGGCGTCGTCGCCGTCCAGGTCGGCACTCACCTCGACGAGCGCGCACCGCTCGGCGACCTCGGTGAACACCGCGACGAACTGATCGATCACCACCGGCAGGATGCTGTAGTGCCCGCCGCCGAGGTGATGCGGCATCGCGGCCAGGCAGGCGGGGCGGGTGCCCGCGGGCAGCAGCGCGTACTGGCGGGAGATGAGGTCCAGGTCCTCGTGGTACTTGGCGATCGCCTCCGCAACGCTGAGTCCCTCGACATGGGTGGCGCGGCGCATCACCGTGTGGGCGTCGGAGATGGTGGCGTCCTTCATCGCGCGCAGCGTCGCCACGGTCTCGGCGGAGTAGCGCACGGTGCCGTCGGGCTGCGCGATCAGCGTCACCGGGATCATCCCGCGCCGGTAGGTGGACGCCTGTAGCTCCCAATACCAGCGGGTGGCGACGGCGGCGAAGAGGCCGGATTCGCGCATGCCGCAGGCGAATTCGGCCGCACCGCGATATGGCGTCTGCCGCGCGAGCAGGGCGTGCTGGGCGAGCGCCCGACCGGCGGCTTCGATGCCGACCCGGAAGATATCCATCGGCTCGTGGTCGGTGGTGGTGCCTGCCAGTACCGCGTGCTCACGCGGACCGAGTGCCGAAATACGTTCGGCGAAAGATGTATTCGCGTCGAGGGCATGCCAGAGTGCGAGCACGGTCTCGCGCATGGCGATGGGTACCAGCGGGCCGAGGCCGTCCACCCGATAGTGGCCGGTATTGGGGATGCCGTCGCTGTCGGTCCAGGTGATCCGATGGGTGGCGCTGGTGACCTGATACGGGCGGCAGGGGCGCATGAACCGCTCCAGGTACAGCCGCTGTGAGTAGGTGAGGTGGCTGTTCGGCTCGGTATGCAGTGCGGTGCGGGTGAATTCGAACTTGCGCCGCTCGGGGACGGGCACCGGCGCCGCGAACAGCCCCGGCTGCGCCAGCCCGGCGAGCACCCGGGACGCGGCCCGACGGTCGTAGCGCGGGGTGTCCATAGTCATCTGACCTCCTCGGCAATCGTCATGACGCACTTGGTGAATCGGTCGATCTCGTCGGCGGTGTTGTAGACGTGCGTGCTGACCCGCACCGAGTCGTCGGAGCCCGCGTCCGCGGCCGGTGCGTCGGCCACAGTGCAGTGCAGGCCGGTGCGGACCAGGAAACCCAGTTCGCTCAGCACGAATCCGAGGTCCGTCGCCGAGATGCCGTCGAGCGTGAACGACACGATGCCGTAGCCGACCGCGCAGGACGCGTACGCCGGACCGGGCAGGAATTCCAGGCCGCGGATGGGGCGAAGGCCGTCGATCAGGCGCAGCGTCAGCTCGCGATTGTGCGCGGCGATGGCGCCGACGTCCAACGACTCGAGCACCTCGAGCGCGCTGCCGAGCGCGAGCACGCCGGGGACGTTGTGCGTTCCGCCTTCGAGCAGCGCGGGCATCGCTTCCGGAACCAGCCCGGCCTCGCTCACCAGCACCCCCGAATTGCCGCCGGGCAGGAACGGCACCAGCCTATCGTGAACCCGCCTGTGGCAGTACAGAATTCCGGTTCCCGGTGCCCCGAACATCTTGTGCGCGGCGAAGATCGCGAAATCCGCGCCGAGCGCGGTGACATCCACCGGCACATGACCGCCGCTCTGGCTACAGTCGAAGCACAGCAGGATGGCGGGGTCGAGCAGGCCACGCAATTCCTCCAGCGTGGTCAGGCCGCCGTAGACGTGGTGCAGGTGGCTGGTGGTGATCAACCGGGTGCGCGGGGTCACCTTGGCGAGGATGTCCGCGGTGTCCGCCTCGCCGAGCGCGGTCACCCGATAGGGGACCAGCTCGATGCGGCGGCCGAAACGGGCGAGCAGGCCGCGCAGGTGGTGCCACGGGTGCACATTCGACGCGTGATCGGCTGGGCTGTATAGGATTTCGTCGCCATCCTCGAGCACCGCCAGCCCCCAGGACAGGGTGACCGCGTTCAGCGCCGCGGTGGCGCCGCTGGTGAAGACCACCTCATCGGGGTGCTCGGCGCCGATGAAGGCCGCGGTGCGGTCCC from Nocardia iowensis includes these protein-coding regions:
- a CDS encoding heavy-metal-associated domain-containing protein codes for the protein MTMDTPRYDRRAASRVLAGLAQPGLFAAPVPVPERRKFEFTRTALHTEPNSHLTYSQRLYLERFMRPCRPYQVTSATHRITWTDSDGIPNTGHYRVDGLGPLVPIAMRETVLALWHALDANTSFAERISALGPREHAVLAGTTTDHEPMDIFRVGIEAAGRALAQHALLARQTPYRGAAEFACGMRESGLFAAVATRWYWELQASTYRRGMIPVTLIAQPDGTVRYSAETVATLRAMKDATISDAHTVMRRATHVEGLSVAEAIAKYHEDLDLISRQYALLPAGTRPACLAAMPHHLGGGHYSILPVVIDQFVAVFTEVAERCALVEVSADLDGDDADRAATAEDRVFYVPDMTCKHCVRTIGGVLESMDIRVVEIDLVSKRVVAEFRSPRNRARAFEAIRDGGYNPVAEKPDGAPKGAVPAQPSETAV
- a CDS encoding decarboxylase encodes the protein MTAPLPALPAKIHPLVRAFLDTPDAVEETLIRFGSPVHLLFPQVYTENLKRFRAVLDHRLPRHRICYAHKVNQSRAFVRTAEHAGISIDVASPQELAAAVGAGFGPMRIEVTGPKGEVFLRDLIDCGVTINVDNLWELRRIAELAGDRAKVPVLLRVSGFDEAQVSRFGVPLAHIQRAFDVLSAHRSRIAFLGFAFHLDSGDIGERIRAIEACLALIERAYGYGLTPSVLNIGGGFRQVFTADADRFDRYVHALRESLLGHGEPMSWGSNTFGYHVAGGTVHGTPIFHKYANTIPATTMLDDLLTAPLERHGGRTVAELASDNLLDVWLEPGKALVDHAGVTVARVDFVKEIADGSVLVNVDLSRDSVTPADQEVMVDPVVLPTTAHRPAPAVPVDGAVVPTLGAGDTSPSLHPVTETGPVGVYFAGRLCLERDLITNHKVWLPERPRPGDLVVFPNTAAYHMDLSAATASMRPPPIKLSVAHRAGSFQVYRDPDYEPHLPVGLPPHRRTSPHGPWRPPMPRRPTGAP
- a CDS encoding aminotransferase class V-fold PLP-dependent enzyme, which translates into the protein MPPDLRKLFPALAESTEIYLDSAATTQKPLPVIETIHRYHSSRTANAGRGTYPWATSLSTRLSRIRDRTAAFIGAEHPDEVVFTSGATAALNAVTLSWGLAVLEDGDEILYSPADHASNVHPWHHLRGLLARFGRRIELVPYRVTALGEADTADILAKVTPRTRLITTSHLHHVYGGLTTLEELRGLLDPAILLCFDCSQSGGHVPVDVTALGADFAIFAAHKMFGAPGTGILYCHRRVHDRLVPFLPGGNSGVLVSEAGLVPEAMPALLEGGTHNVPGVLALGSALEVLESLDVGAIAAHNRELTLRLIDGLRPIRGLEFLPGPAYASCAVGYGIVSFTLDGISATDLGFVLSELGFLVRTGLHCTVADAPAADAGSDDSVRVSTHVYNTADEIDRFTKCVMTIAEEVR
- a CDS encoding pyridoxal-phosphate dependent enzyme; the protein is MAPADAAPTHRGAVMRYDHITELIGNTPLLRLDPAVHGLPDVELYAKLESHNPFGSVKDRVAWGMIRDDLDTILANGQTFIEASSGNTAKALRILGAIHGIGLRAVTNRIKVAEVRELLQLFDTDIVELPGLSECPDPTTPNDVYSVIEATMAQHPGVYHHPSQYTNEKNVEAHHHGTGREIHEDLAADGITRVDYLIGGLGTTGSTRGAATYLRKHNPELRTVAVVSGRTDFIPGIRSESEMWDVGLFQPDFYDDIVTVEAAHAVDATLRLATGYGILAGPTSGASYAAALDTLAAAADSAQRTDGPIVAVFIVCDRLEPYLSYIKKRRPELFGRAERRPPPTATELAATPTLSPAELAELERTGKPTIVDTRGAMAYRIGHVPGALNIRDDQLDEMFAHGIPFPRSRPVVFVCPVGELSLRFAGRAQQAGYDAASLAGGIVAWRDAGLPLESGG